A single Primulina eburnea isolate SZY01 chromosome 11, ASM2296580v1, whole genome shotgun sequence DNA region contains:
- the LOC140804167 gene encoding nuclear cap-binding protein subunit 1-like isoform X1 encodes MSSWRSLVLRIGENCSEYGGNTDYKDHLETCFGVVRRELLHSSDDILPFLLECAEQLPHKIPLYATLVGLLNLENEDFVLNIVERIHANLQAALDVGNCNRIRVLMRFLTVLMCSKVLLPSSLIVLFETLLSSAATTVDDEKGNSSWQACADFYITCILSCLPWGGSELVEQVPEEIDRVLVGIQAYLSIRRHISDTGCSAFEYNDERNQDDSQKDFLEDLWDRIQDLSTKGWKADSVPRPHLSFEPQLVSGKSHDFGPLNCPEQPNPPAEVTGITYGIQKHEAELKYPLRMRSLNIFPSSKTEQDLQPIDRFVVEEYLLDVLLFLNGCRKECASSMVGLPVSFRYEYLMCETIFSQILLLPQPPFKPIYYTLVIMDLCKALPGAFPSVVAGAVRALFDKIADLDMECRTRLILWFSHHLSNFQFIWPWEEWSYVLDLPKWAPQRVFVQEVLEREVRLSYWDKIKQSVESAPVLEELLPPKSTPNFRYSAEDADQTELSLSAELNGMVKDRLNSREIISWIESQVIPDHGPDITLRVVVQTLLNIGSKSFTHLITVLERYCQVIARICSDQDKQVLLLSEVSYFWRNNAQMTAIAIDRMMGYRLVSNLAIVRWVFLPQNVDQFHVSDRPWEVLRNAVNKTSNRITDLRKEISVLKKSVVSASEASSKAQSYLEDAKSKPTLTLVDGEPVLAENPVKMKRLQSNVDKTKESEVSLRESLEAKEALFARADNEIEELFIFLYKNFKNILAEPLRDTEGTLHPSHEADEMAIDEENSPAAEMDSADERPQKSHPNGKSTRTGYNVGEKEQWCLSTLGYVKALTRQYSSEIWPHIERLDAEVLTEDVHPLVRKAVYSGLHRPADGF; translated from the exons ATGAGCAGTTGGCGGAGTCTTGTTCTCCGAATCGGAGAGAATTGCTCGGAGTATGGTGGAAACACTGACTACAAGGACCATTTG GAGACCTGTTTTGGCGTTGTTCGCCGTGAATTGTTGCATTCCAGTGACGATATTTTACCC TTTCTTCTCGAGTGTGCTGAGCAGTTGCCGCACAAGATACCTTTGTATGCAACATTG GTTGGACTCTTAAACTTGGAAAATGAAGATTTTGTCCTGAATATTGTTGAGAGGATTCATGCTAATTTGCAG GCTGCTTTAGACGTTGGAAATTGTAACAGGATCCGTGTACTTATGCGCTTTCTGACTGTACTG ATGTGCAGTAAAGTTCTCCTACCAAGTTCGTTAATTGTTTTATTCGAAACATTATTGTCGTCAGCAGCGACAACAGTGGATGATGAAAAGGGAAATTCCTCTTGGCAAGCTTGTGCCGATTTTTATATAACATGCATTTTATCTTGTCTCCCTTGGGGTGGATCAGAACTTGTTGAG CAAGTCCCTGAGGAGATAGATAGAGTTTTGGTGGGAATACAAGCGTACTTGAGTATCAGAAGGCACATTTCCGACACTGGTTGCTCTGCATTTGAATATAATGATGAAAGGAATCAGGATGATAGCCAAAAA GACTTCTTGGAGGATCTATGGGACCGGATTCAAGATCTTTCCACCAAGGGATGGAAGGCGGATAGCG TTCCCAGACCCCACCTTTCATTTGAACCACAGCTGGTTTCTGGAAAGTCTCATGATTTTGGCCCCTTGAACTGCCCTGAGCAACCTAATCCCCCGGCTGAAGTAACAGGGATCACTTATGGCATACAGAAGCATGAAGCTGAATTGAAATATCCTCTGCGTATGCGCAGCCTCAATATTTTTCCTTCTAGTAAGACAGAG CAGGATTTGCAACCTATAGATCGGTTCGTTGTGGAAGAATATTTACTAGACGTGCTTTTATTTCTAAATGGCTG TCGAAAGGAATGTGCTTCATCCATGGTTGGCCTACCTGTTTCCTTCCGATACGAGTACCTTATGTGTGAGACAATATTTTCCCAG ATTCTCTTATTGCCCCAACCCCCCTTCAAGCCCATCTACTATACCTTGGTCATCATGGATCTATGCAAG GCTCTTCCAGGTGCCTTTCCATCTGTTGTAGCGGGGGCTGTTCGTGCTCTTTTTGATAAAATTGCTGATTTAGACATGGAGTGCCGTACACGCCTTATCCTTTGGTTTTCACACCATTT ATctaattttcaatttatttggCCATGGGAAGAATGGTCTTATGTACTTGACCTTCCAAAATGGGCGCCTCAAAGGGTGTTTGTTCAGGAGGTTTTGGAAAGGGAAGTGCGGCTATCATACTGGGACAAAATTAAACAG AGTGTTGAGAGTGCTCCTGTTTTAGAGGAGTTACTTCCACCAAAAAGTACGCCAAATTTCAGATACAGTGCAGAAGATGCAGATCAAACTGAACTCAGTCTCTCCGCAGAGCTCAATGGCATGGTGAAAGACCGATTAAATTCTCGTGAAATTATCTCATGGATTGAGAGTCAAGTAATTCCTGATCATGGGCCGGATATTACTCTCAGAGTGGTTGTTCAGACTCTTCTCAATATTGGTTCAAAAAGCTTTACTCATTTGATTACTGTCTTAGAGAGGTATTGCCAGGTCATTGCAAGGATTTGTTCTGATCAGGACAAGCAAGTTTTGCTCTTATCTGAAGTGAGTTATTtctggagaaacaatgctcaaatgacaGCCATAGCCATTGACAGAATGATGGGGTATCGCCTTGTATCTAATCTGGCTATCGTGAGATGGGTATTCTTGCCGCAGAATGTTGATCAATTTCATGTTTCTGATCGCCCCTGGGAG GTCTTGAGAAATGCAGTTAACAAAACATCCAATCGCATTACTGATCTAAGAAAAGAGATATCAGTCCTAAAGAAGAGCGTGGTTTCCGCTTCTGAAGCTTCATCTAAAGCACAATCTTACTTAGAGGATGCAAAGTCAAAGCCTACTCTTACCCTTGTGGATGGTGAGCCTGTTCTTGCAGAAAATCCTGTGAAAATGAAACGTTTGCAATCCAACGTTGATAAAACAAAGGAGTCCGAGGTTTCTTTGCGTGAATCCTTAGAAGCAAAAGAGGCTCTTTTTGCTCGAGCTGACAATGAAATTGAG GAACTATTTATTTTCTTGTACAAAAACTTTAAGAACATATTGGCGGAACCACTTCGGGATACAGAAGGTACCTTGCACCCTTCTCACGAGGCAGATGAAATGGCTATTGACGAGGAAAATTCTCCTGCAGCAGAGATGGATAGTGCTGATGAAAGACCACAAAAAAG TCATCCCAACGGTAAAAGCACAAGAACTGGTTACAATGTTGGTGAGAAGGAACAATGGTGTCTGTCAACCTTGGGCTACGTTAAGGCCCTCACTCGTCAATATTCTTCAGAG ATTTGGCCTCATATCGAGAGATTAGATGCCGAGGTATTGACCGAGGACGTTCACCCCCTTGTACGGAAAGCTGTATACTCTGGTCTGCATCGACCAGCTGATGGCTTTTAA
- the LOC140804167 gene encoding nuclear cap-binding protein subunit 1-like isoform X2, with product MSSWRSLVLRIGENCSEYGGNTDYKDHLETCFGVVRRELLHSSDDILPFLLECAEQLPHKIPLYATLVGLLNLENEDFVLNIVERIHANLQAALDVGNCNRIRVLMRFLTVLMCSKVLLPSSLIVLFETLLSSAATTVDDEKGNSSWQACADFYITCILSCLPWGGSELVEQVPEEIDRVLVGIQAYLSIRRHISDTGCSAFEYNDERNQDDSQKDFLEDLWDRIQDLSTKGWKADSVPRPHLSFEPQLVSGKSHDFGPLNCPEQPNPPAEVTGITYGIQKHEAELKYPLRMRSLNIFPSSKTEDLQPIDRFVVEEYLLDVLLFLNGCRKECASSMVGLPVSFRYEYLMCETIFSQILLLPQPPFKPIYYTLVIMDLCKALPGAFPSVVAGAVRALFDKIADLDMECRTRLILWFSHHLSNFQFIWPWEEWSYVLDLPKWAPQRVFVQEVLEREVRLSYWDKIKQSVESAPVLEELLPPKSTPNFRYSAEDADQTELSLSAELNGMVKDRLNSREIISWIESQVIPDHGPDITLRVVVQTLLNIGSKSFTHLITVLERYCQVIARICSDQDKQVLLLSEVSYFWRNNAQMTAIAIDRMMGYRLVSNLAIVRWVFLPQNVDQFHVSDRPWEVLRNAVNKTSNRITDLRKEISVLKKSVVSASEASSKAQSYLEDAKSKPTLTLVDGEPVLAENPVKMKRLQSNVDKTKESEVSLRESLEAKEALFARADNEIEELFIFLYKNFKNILAEPLRDTEGTLHPSHEADEMAIDEENSPAAEMDSADERPQKSHPNGKSTRTGYNVGEKEQWCLSTLGYVKALTRQYSSEIWPHIERLDAEVLTEDVHPLVRKAVYSGLHRPADGF from the exons ATGAGCAGTTGGCGGAGTCTTGTTCTCCGAATCGGAGAGAATTGCTCGGAGTATGGTGGAAACACTGACTACAAGGACCATTTG GAGACCTGTTTTGGCGTTGTTCGCCGTGAATTGTTGCATTCCAGTGACGATATTTTACCC TTTCTTCTCGAGTGTGCTGAGCAGTTGCCGCACAAGATACCTTTGTATGCAACATTG GTTGGACTCTTAAACTTGGAAAATGAAGATTTTGTCCTGAATATTGTTGAGAGGATTCATGCTAATTTGCAG GCTGCTTTAGACGTTGGAAATTGTAACAGGATCCGTGTACTTATGCGCTTTCTGACTGTACTG ATGTGCAGTAAAGTTCTCCTACCAAGTTCGTTAATTGTTTTATTCGAAACATTATTGTCGTCAGCAGCGACAACAGTGGATGATGAAAAGGGAAATTCCTCTTGGCAAGCTTGTGCCGATTTTTATATAACATGCATTTTATCTTGTCTCCCTTGGGGTGGATCAGAACTTGTTGAG CAAGTCCCTGAGGAGATAGATAGAGTTTTGGTGGGAATACAAGCGTACTTGAGTATCAGAAGGCACATTTCCGACACTGGTTGCTCTGCATTTGAATATAATGATGAAAGGAATCAGGATGATAGCCAAAAA GACTTCTTGGAGGATCTATGGGACCGGATTCAAGATCTTTCCACCAAGGGATGGAAGGCGGATAGCG TTCCCAGACCCCACCTTTCATTTGAACCACAGCTGGTTTCTGGAAAGTCTCATGATTTTGGCCCCTTGAACTGCCCTGAGCAACCTAATCCCCCGGCTGAAGTAACAGGGATCACTTATGGCATACAGAAGCATGAAGCTGAATTGAAATATCCTCTGCGTATGCGCAGCCTCAATATTTTTCCTTCTAGTAAGACAGAG GATTTGCAACCTATAGATCGGTTCGTTGTGGAAGAATATTTACTAGACGTGCTTTTATTTCTAAATGGCTG TCGAAAGGAATGTGCTTCATCCATGGTTGGCCTACCTGTTTCCTTCCGATACGAGTACCTTATGTGTGAGACAATATTTTCCCAG ATTCTCTTATTGCCCCAACCCCCCTTCAAGCCCATCTACTATACCTTGGTCATCATGGATCTATGCAAG GCTCTTCCAGGTGCCTTTCCATCTGTTGTAGCGGGGGCTGTTCGTGCTCTTTTTGATAAAATTGCTGATTTAGACATGGAGTGCCGTACACGCCTTATCCTTTGGTTTTCACACCATTT ATctaattttcaatttatttggCCATGGGAAGAATGGTCTTATGTACTTGACCTTCCAAAATGGGCGCCTCAAAGGGTGTTTGTTCAGGAGGTTTTGGAAAGGGAAGTGCGGCTATCATACTGGGACAAAATTAAACAG AGTGTTGAGAGTGCTCCTGTTTTAGAGGAGTTACTTCCACCAAAAAGTACGCCAAATTTCAGATACAGTGCAGAAGATGCAGATCAAACTGAACTCAGTCTCTCCGCAGAGCTCAATGGCATGGTGAAAGACCGATTAAATTCTCGTGAAATTATCTCATGGATTGAGAGTCAAGTAATTCCTGATCATGGGCCGGATATTACTCTCAGAGTGGTTGTTCAGACTCTTCTCAATATTGGTTCAAAAAGCTTTACTCATTTGATTACTGTCTTAGAGAGGTATTGCCAGGTCATTGCAAGGATTTGTTCTGATCAGGACAAGCAAGTTTTGCTCTTATCTGAAGTGAGTTATTtctggagaaacaatgctcaaatgacaGCCATAGCCATTGACAGAATGATGGGGTATCGCCTTGTATCTAATCTGGCTATCGTGAGATGGGTATTCTTGCCGCAGAATGTTGATCAATTTCATGTTTCTGATCGCCCCTGGGAG GTCTTGAGAAATGCAGTTAACAAAACATCCAATCGCATTACTGATCTAAGAAAAGAGATATCAGTCCTAAAGAAGAGCGTGGTTTCCGCTTCTGAAGCTTCATCTAAAGCACAATCTTACTTAGAGGATGCAAAGTCAAAGCCTACTCTTACCCTTGTGGATGGTGAGCCTGTTCTTGCAGAAAATCCTGTGAAAATGAAACGTTTGCAATCCAACGTTGATAAAACAAAGGAGTCCGAGGTTTCTTTGCGTGAATCCTTAGAAGCAAAAGAGGCTCTTTTTGCTCGAGCTGACAATGAAATTGAG GAACTATTTATTTTCTTGTACAAAAACTTTAAGAACATATTGGCGGAACCACTTCGGGATACAGAAGGTACCTTGCACCCTTCTCACGAGGCAGATGAAATGGCTATTGACGAGGAAAATTCTCCTGCAGCAGAGATGGATAGTGCTGATGAAAGACCACAAAAAAG TCATCCCAACGGTAAAAGCACAAGAACTGGTTACAATGTTGGTGAGAAGGAACAATGGTGTCTGTCAACCTTGGGCTACGTTAAGGCCCTCACTCGTCAATATTCTTCAGAG ATTTGGCCTCATATCGAGAGATTAGATGCCGAGGTATTGACCGAGGACGTTCACCCCCTTGTACGGAAAGCTGTATACTCTGGTCTGCATCGACCAGCTGATGGCTTTTAA